A part of Silvimonas soli genomic DNA contains:
- a CDS encoding sulfite exporter TauE/SafE family protein: MILVLLLGALVGAVLGLTGAGGGILAVPALVAGLGWTVQQAAPVALIAVAAGAATGAVEGFRQGLVRYRAGLLMAALGVPLTGVGAWLAHRIPTDWLTGLFGITMLIVAFRGLHRASQAPEDSRLLPRCSVNPATGRLVWTPASVAVVGGIGMVTGLLTGLLGVGGGFVIVPALRRFTSLSMHAIVATSLFVIALTGCGGVLTALWHGAILPPAVTWPFLGAVVSGMIAGRLLAQHLPGAQIQRGFALLVLLIGLSMIAKAL; this comes from the coding sequence GTGATCCTGGTTCTGCTACTTGGCGCGTTGGTGGGCGCGGTATTGGGCCTGACTGGCGCTGGTGGCGGCATCCTGGCCGTGCCAGCTCTGGTTGCCGGCTTGGGTTGGACTGTGCAGCAAGCCGCGCCAGTGGCCCTTATTGCAGTGGCAGCAGGCGCAGCGACGGGCGCGGTGGAAGGTTTTCGGCAAGGGCTGGTGCGCTATCGGGCTGGCCTGTTGATGGCGGCTCTTGGCGTGCCATTGACGGGCGTCGGCGCGTGGCTGGCCCATCGCATACCTACGGACTGGCTTACCGGTTTGTTCGGGATCACCATGCTGATCGTCGCCTTTCGGGGCTTGCATCGTGCCAGTCAAGCGCCCGAAGACAGTCGTCTATTGCCACGTTGTAGCGTCAATCCTGCCACAGGCCGCCTGGTCTGGACGCCCGCGAGCGTCGCCGTAGTAGGCGGAATAGGCATGGTAACGGGCTTGCTGACGGGGCTACTGGGTGTGGGCGGCGGCTTTGTGATCGTGCCCGCTCTGCGCCGCTTTACCAGTTTGAGCATGCACGCGATTGTGGCGACCTCACTATTCGTGATCGCCCTCACCGGCTGCGGCGGAGTTTTGACGGCGCTATGGCATGGCGCCATCCTGCCGCCCGCGGTTACCTGGCCTTTTCTGGGTGCCGTGGTAAGCGGAATGATCGCCGGGCGGCTGCTGGCTCAACACTTGCCCGGTGCCCAGATTCAGCGCGGGTTTGCGCTGCTGGTGTTGCTGATCGGGCTAAGCATGATCGCCAAAGCGCTCTGA
- a CDS encoding YeeE/YedE family protein produces MNIVFAALSGLVFGLGLLLAGMANPAKVSGFLDLAGRWDPSLALVMGGAIAVGLPAFALAKKRTTSLLGLPMQLPQSRRIDRRLILGSMIFGIGWGLAGICPGPALVLMGSGKAEGMLFVAAMLVGMGIFEWLEHHRNNAS; encoded by the coding sequence ATGAATATCGTTTTTGCTGCGCTTTCGGGTCTGGTATTTGGTTTGGGTCTATTGCTGGCGGGCATGGCCAATCCGGCCAAGGTGTCCGGTTTTCTTGATCTGGCCGGACGTTGGGACCCATCGCTGGCGCTGGTCATGGGCGGAGCAATTGCAGTTGGCCTGCCTGCGTTTGCCCTTGCCAAAAAACGCACGACATCATTGCTTGGCTTACCTATGCAATTGCCGCAAAGCCGCCGTATTGATCGCCGACTCATCCTTGGCAGCATGATTTTCGGCATCGGCTGGGGCCTGGCTGGCATCTGCCCCGGCCCGGCATTGGTTTTGATGGGTAGCGGCAAAGCAGAAGGAATGCTGTTTGTAGCGGCGATGCTGGTCGGCATGGGCATTTTTGAGTGGCTGGAACACCACCGGAATAACGCATCGTGA
- a CDS encoding YeeE/YedE family protein: MTLDWQHFTPWTSLAGGILIGLAAAGFALFNGRIAGISGIVGGLLRPVSGQTSWRVAFVAGLVIAPLLWRSLAALPPIEITASSWLIVLAGLLVGIGTRYGAGCTSGHGVCGLSRLSGRSLAATLTFMAFGFATVFILRHVLA; this comes from the coding sequence ATGACCCTGGATTGGCAACACTTCACCCCATGGACTTCGCTGGCAGGCGGCATATTGATTGGGCTGGCTGCGGCAGGCTTTGCCCTGTTCAATGGCCGTATCGCCGGCATTAGCGGCATCGTTGGCGGTTTGCTGCGACCAGTTAGTGGCCAGACGAGCTGGCGTGTGGCTTTTGTTGCCGGGCTGGTGATTGCGCCATTGCTCTGGCGTTCCCTTGCGGCGCTGCCACCGATTGAGATCACGGCGTCGTCATGGCTGATTGTGCTGGCGGGCTTGCTGGTGGGCATTGGCACTCGATATGGCGCCGGTTGTACCAGCGGCCACGGTGTGTGCGGACTGTCCCGGTTGTCCGGGCGTTCCCTGGCGGCCACACTCACCTTTATGGCATTCGGTTTCGCCACCGTGTTTATCCTGCGCCACGTTCTGGCCTGA
- a CDS encoding ArsR/SmtB family transcription factor, translated as MTLDHLAPPLALMRQGANEATATLRVLANPDRLLLLCQLSQGESSVSELEDALDLHQPTLSQQLGVLRSEGLVATRRDGKRMYYRIADPRVLKLLETLYQLYCPQ; from the coding sequence ATGACTCTTGATCATCTCGCTCCCCCGCTGGCACTCATGCGCCAGGGCGCCAACGAAGCCACCGCCACATTGCGCGTGCTGGCCAATCCGGACCGCTTGCTGCTGCTGTGCCAGCTCAGCCAAGGCGAAAGCTCGGTCAGCGAACTGGAAGACGCGCTGGATCTGCATCAGCCCACACTTTCACAACAACTCGGCGTACTCCGCAGTGAAGGGCTGGTCGCTACCCGGCGCGATGGTAAACGGATGTACTACCGCATCGCCGACCCACGGGTGCTCAAGCTATTGGAAACGCTCTATCAGCTGTACTGCCCCCAATAA
- a CDS encoding MBL fold metallo-hydrolase — protein sequence MQALIETVFDTATGTATHVVYDRRNGYAAVIDPVLDYDAKAGRIRTTNADRVLALLASHGLTLQWILETHAHADHLSAAQYLKQQAGGRVAIGENILAVQQTFKRLFNLGDDFNPDGTQFDQLLAADEVITIGELHAEVLAVPGHTAADIAFQIGDIVFVGDTLFMPDVGTARCDFPGGDARVLYQSIRKLLDLPAETRLLLCHDYPPAQQRAPVWETTVAAQRAANIHVRDGIGEDEFVAMRNQRDMTLDVPLLILPAVQVNIRAGSLPPAKSNGVQYLKIPLNALGRSRAR from the coding sequence ATGCAAGCGCTGATAGAAACCGTGTTTGACACCGCCACAGGTACCGCTACCCATGTGGTATACGACCGTCGCAATGGCTATGCCGCGGTAATTGACCCGGTGCTCGATTACGATGCCAAAGCCGGGCGCATCCGTACTACCAACGCTGATCGGGTACTGGCGTTGCTGGCCAGTCACGGTCTAACCCTGCAATGGATACTGGAAACCCACGCCCACGCCGATCATCTATCGGCAGCGCAGTACCTCAAACAGCAAGCGGGGGGACGAGTCGCCATTGGCGAGAACATTCTGGCGGTGCAGCAGACCTTCAAACGGCTGTTCAATCTTGGCGATGACTTCAACCCTGACGGCACGCAATTTGATCAATTGCTGGCTGCCGACGAGGTCATCACGATTGGCGAGTTGCACGCCGAGGTGCTGGCGGTGCCGGGGCATACAGCGGCGGATATCGCTTTTCAGATCGGCGACATTGTCTTTGTTGGCGATACCTTGTTCATGCCGGATGTCGGTACGGCCCGCTGTGATTTTCCGGGCGGCGATGCGCGCGTGCTGTATCAATCCATACGCAAGCTACTGGATTTACCGGCTGAAACGCGCCTGCTACTATGCCATGATTACCCGCCAGCGCAGCAACGCGCGCCGGTTTGGGAAACCACGGTTGCCGCGCAAAGAGCGGCGAATATCCATGTCCGCGACGGTATTGGCGAAGATGAATTTGTGGCCATGCGTAACCAGCGCGACATGACGCTGGATGTGCCGTTGCTGATTTTGCCTGCGGTGCAAGTCAATATCCGGGCGGGAAGCCTGCCGCCTGCGAAAAGCAACGGGGTGCAATATCTGAAAATTCCACTCAACGCACTTGGGCGTTCGCGCGCCCGTTGA
- a CDS encoding DUF805 domain-containing protein translates to MNWYLAVLKNYLGFSGRARRKEYWMFVLCNVIITVILRVIDHLTGLTIESHGEAIGILGTVYGLAVLLPSLAVTVRRLHDGDHTGWWLLIVLLPIVGAIVMLVFMLQQSTPGTNRYGPSPRLDFDEPEAPVPGQF, encoded by the coding sequence ATGAACTGGTACCTGGCTGTATTAAAGAATTACCTGGGTTTCAGCGGCCGCGCACGCCGCAAGGAATACTGGATGTTCGTGTTGTGCAACGTCATCATCACCGTCATTTTGCGGGTGATTGATCATCTGACGGGTTTGACCATTGAAAGCCACGGCGAAGCAATTGGCATTTTGGGTACCGTATATGGCCTGGCGGTGCTGCTGCCATCGCTGGCGGTCACCGTGCGCCGCTTGCATGACGGTGACCACACTGGCTGGTGGTTACTGATCGTCTTGCTGCCCATCGTGGGGGCGATTGTGATGCTGGTGTTCATGCTGCAGCAGAGCACTCCGGGTACCAATCGCTATGGCCCATCGCCACGGCTGGATTTCGACGAACCAGAAGCGCCTGTGCCAGGCCAGTTTTAG
- a CDS encoding S-(hydroxymethyl)glutathione dehydrogenase/class III alcohol dehydrogenase — translation MIKSRAAVAWAARQPLEIVEVEVDGPKAGEVLVRIVATGVCHTDAYTLSGADPEGIFPTILGHEGGAIVMEVGAGVTSVKPGDHVIPLYTPECGKCKFCLSGKTNLCQAIRATQGKGLMPDGTSRFSYQGKPIYHYMGTSTFSEYTVLPEIAVAKISKEAPLEKVCLLGCGVTTGMGAVMNTAKVQPGSTVAIFGLGGIGLSAIIGAVMAKAERIIGVDVNPAKFEIARQLGATDCINPADYDKPIQEVIVELTDGGVDYSFECIGNTKVMRSALECCHKGWGESIIIGVAGAGEEISTRPFQLVTGRVWKGSAFGGVRGRSELPGYVDRYMKGEFELDTFITHTMGLQDINKAFDLMHEGKSIRSVIHYDL, via the coding sequence ATGATCAAATCCCGTGCCGCCGTTGCCTGGGCCGCCAGACAACCATTGGAAATTGTTGAAGTTGAGGTGGATGGCCCGAAAGCGGGCGAGGTGCTGGTACGGATCGTGGCGACCGGCGTCTGCCATACCGATGCTTATACCTTGTCCGGTGCCGACCCTGAGGGGATCTTCCCGACCATCCTTGGCCACGAAGGCGGAGCGATTGTGATGGAAGTAGGCGCTGGCGTAACCAGCGTCAAACCAGGCGACCACGTGATTCCGCTGTACACCCCGGAATGCGGCAAATGCAAGTTCTGCCTGTCGGGCAAGACTAACCTGTGCCAGGCCATTCGCGCCACGCAAGGCAAGGGTTTGATGCCTGATGGCACCAGCCGCTTTTCGTATCAAGGCAAACCGATTTACCACTATATGGGCACCTCGACGTTCTCTGAGTACACCGTGTTGCCAGAGATTGCCGTCGCCAAAATCAGCAAAGAAGCGCCTCTCGAAAAAGTCTGCCTGCTCGGTTGCGGCGTCACCACTGGCATGGGCGCGGTCATGAACACCGCCAAGGTTCAGCCAGGCAGCACCGTCGCCATCTTTGGTCTGGGCGGGATTGGCCTGTCGGCGATTATCGGCGCGGTGATGGCCAAGGCCGAGCGCATCATTGGCGTTGACGTGAATCCGGCCAAGTTTGAGATTGCCCGGCAATTGGGCGCCACAGATTGCATTAATCCAGCTGATTACGACAAACCGATCCAGGAAGTCATTGTTGAACTCACCGATGGTGGCGTGGATTACTCGTTTGAATGCATCGGCAACACCAAAGTCATGCGTTCAGCACTGGAGTGCTGTCATAAAGGGTGGGGTGAATCGATCATCATCGGCGTGGCCGGTGCGGGTGAAGAAATCAGCACCCGGCCATTCCAGCTGGTCACCGGCCGCGTCTGGAAGGGCTCGGCATTTGGTGGCGTACGCGGTCGTTCCGAGCTGCCTGGTTATGTGGACCGCTACATGAAGGGCGAGTTTGAACTGGATACCTTCATCACCCACACCATGGGCTTGCAGGACATCAACAAGGCGTTTGATCTGATGCACGAAGGCAAGAGCATTCGCAGCGTCATTCACTACGATCTTTAA
- the fghA gene encoding S-formylglutathione hydrolase: MALTQLSRNRAFGGWQSRHQHTSSHLHCDMKFAVYLPPQAETQKVPVVYWLSGLTCTDENFTHKAGAQRIAAELGLALVICDTSPRGPAVADDGSYDLGQGAGFYLNATQSPWAEHYQMHDYVVHELPELVEAHFPVLPVRGIAGHSMGGHGALVLALRNPGHYRSVSAFAPICHPAEVPWGKKAFTAYLGENEAAWQEWDASALLRKATEHLPMLIDQGEDDEFLSTQLWPEALVGPAQASGYPLTLRRQPGYDHSYYFIATFMEDHLRHHAACLYG; encoded by the coding sequence ATGGCGTTAACCCAACTCTCCCGCAATCGCGCCTTTGGCGGTTGGCAAAGTCGGCATCAACACACCTCAAGTCATTTGCATTGCGACATGAAGTTTGCGGTTTATCTGCCGCCACAGGCAGAAACGCAGAAAGTGCCGGTGGTGTACTGGTTGTCCGGGCTGACCTGCACGGACGAGAACTTCACTCATAAGGCGGGCGCACAGCGGATTGCGGCTGAGTTGGGGCTGGCGCTGGTGATCTGCGATACCAGTCCGCGCGGGCCAGCGGTCGCCGACGACGGTAGTTACGATCTGGGGCAGGGCGCTGGTTTTTATCTGAACGCCACCCAATCGCCGTGGGCCGAGCATTACCAGATGCACGATTATGTGGTGCATGAACTACCGGAGCTGGTTGAGGCGCATTTTCCGGTGCTGCCAGTGCGCGGGATTGCCGGACATTCAATGGGCGGGCACGGTGCATTGGTGCTGGCGCTGCGCAATCCGGGGCACTATCGCTCGGTATCTGCTTTCGCGCCGATCTGCCATCCGGCTGAGGTACCGTGGGGTAAAAAAGCATTTACGGCGTATCTGGGTGAGAACGAAGCGGCCTGGCAGGAATGGGATGCTTCGGCGCTGCTACGTAAAGCCACTGAACATCTGCCCATGCTGATCGACCAAGGCGAAGACGACGAATTTCTGTCCACCCAACTGTGGCCGGAAGCCTTGGTCGGCCCGGCGCAAGCCAGCGGTTATCCACTGACCTTGCGACGCCAGCCAGGCTACGACCACAGCTATTATTTCATCGCGACTTTCATGGAAGACCATCTGCGCCACCACGCGGCTTGCTTGTATGGCTAA
- a CDS encoding transporter substrate-binding domain-containing protein: MNLRKQLVLALALAIGSSVALAQKAAVIRIGIEAAYPPFESKSVSGKLQGFDIDIANALCKKIEAQCSWVEMPFDNLIPALQANRFDAIHSAMNITEERLKSIAFTDPIYAVPVQLIANKKSHLTPDVSSLKGKRIGVLQGSIMATYAKTRWEPKGVTVVEYSNQDKVYMDLLANNIDASLQESQAAYSGFLRTDIGSAFGYAGAPIKDASIFGPGVGIGLRKSDTALRQQLNDAIAALKADGTFDKIAKHYFQVDVIDKSTP; this comes from the coding sequence ATGAACTTGCGCAAGCAGCTTGTGCTGGCTTTGGCTCTAGCCATTGGCAGCAGCGTTGCCCTGGCCCAAAAAGCCGCAGTAATCCGCATTGGCATTGAAGCCGCTTACCCACCGTTTGAATCCAAAAGTGTCTCGGGCAAGTTGCAGGGTTTTGATATCGATATTGCCAATGCCTTGTGCAAGAAAATCGAAGCTCAATGCAGTTGGGTGGAAATGCCCTTCGACAATCTGATCCCGGCGTTGCAGGCCAATCGCTTTGATGCGATCCATTCCGCCATGAATATCACCGAAGAACGCCTGAAAAGCATTGCCTTTACTGACCCGATTTACGCCGTGCCGGTGCAATTGATCGCCAACAAAAAGAGCCATCTGACACCTGATGTTTCGTCACTTAAGGGTAAGCGCATCGGCGTGCTGCAGGGTTCGATCATGGCTACTTATGCCAAAACCCGTTGGGAGCCCAAGGGCGTCACCGTGGTGGAATATTCGAATCAGGACAAGGTGTACATGGACCTGTTGGCCAACAACATCGACGCCTCGTTGCAAGAATCGCAAGCGGCCTATTCAGGCTTTTTGCGTACCGATATTGGTTCGGCTTTTGGTTATGCCGGAGCACCGATCAAGGATGCCTCGATTTTCGGGCCTGGCGTGGGGATTGGGCTGCGCAAATCGGATACGGCATTACGCCAGCAGCTGAATGACGCGATTGCGGCGCTGAAGGCCGATGGCACATTCGACAAGATCGCCAAGCATTACTTCCAGGTAGACGTGATCGATAAATCGACGCCCTGA
- a CDS encoding metallophosphoesterase, which produces MRRSFTFAVSLLVVLHLYIGIRLIPALPLGLAGQIVSVAGLVLSCLLLPLGLLARGIQRQPLSDRLAWAGMLAMGLFSSLFVLTLLREVVLLVGLLLAASQYAELVQWSAVAVPALALLVTLIGFVNARRRAHVVNVDVPVAGLPANLNGFTIAQISDIHVGPTIKRNYLDAIVNKVNTLNADVIAVTGDLVDGSVADLNQHTAPLARLSARHGTYFVTGNHEYYSGADEWTAELRRLGLHVLLNEHVVLQHDGVAPLVLAGVTDYGAHHFNEAQRSDPVAAMAGAPADAGIKVLLAHQPRTATAAAAAGFDLQLSGHTHGGQFWPWNLFVRFQQPFTAGLNQLNQLWVYTSRGTGYWGPPKRFGAPSEITRLRLVTAP; this is translated from the coding sequence ATGCGTCGTTCGTTCACTTTTGCCGTCAGCTTGCTGGTGGTGCTACATCTGTATATCGGCATCCGGTTGATCCCGGCGTTGCCGCTGGGTCTGGCCGGTCAGATCGTGAGTGTTGCCGGTCTGGTGCTGTCCTGCCTGTTGCTGCCCTTGGGTTTGCTGGCGCGCGGCATCCAGCGCCAGCCGTTGTCAGACCGGCTGGCTTGGGCTGGCATGCTGGCCATGGGGCTGTTTTCGTCGTTGTTTGTGCTGACGCTGCTGCGCGAGGTGGTGTTGCTGGTGGGTCTGTTACTGGCGGCCAGCCAGTACGCTGAGTTGGTGCAATGGTCGGCAGTAGCGGTTCCGGCGCTGGCGCTGCTGGTCACGCTGATCGGCTTCGTGAACGCTCGCCGTCGTGCGCATGTAGTGAACGTAGATGTGCCGGTAGCTGGCCTGCCCGCCAATCTCAATGGTTTTACCATTGCCCAGATCAGCGATATCCACGTTGGCCCGACTATCAAACGCAATTATCTGGATGCCATCGTCAACAAGGTCAACACCCTGAACGCAGATGTGATCGCGGTGACCGGAGATCTGGTGGATGGCAGTGTGGCTGATCTGAACCAGCACACCGCGCCGCTGGCCCGCCTGAGCGCTCGCCACGGCACCTACTTTGTAACCGGCAATCACGAATATTATTCTGGCGCGGACGAATGGACCGCCGAGTTACGTCGCCTTGGCCTGCATGTGCTGCTCAATGAACACGTCGTGTTGCAGCATGATGGCGTCGCACCGCTGGTGTTGGCCGGCGTAACCGATTACGGCGCGCACCATTTCAATGAAGCGCAACGCAGCGATCCTGTCGCCGCCATGGCAGGCGCTCCGGCCGATGCCGGGATCAAAGTACTACTGGCGCACCAACCGCGCACTGCTACTGCCGCCGCTGCCGCCGGGTTTGATTTGCAGTTGTCCGGTCACACCCACGGTGGCCAGTTCTGGCCGTGGAATCTGTTTGTGCGTTTTCAGCAACCCTTTACCGCCGGGCTGAACCAGTTGAATCAGCTATGGGTGTATACCAGCCGTGGCACTGGCTATTGGGGGCCACCGAAACGCTTTGGTGCACCGTCCGAAATCACCCGCTTACGCCTGGTGACTGCACCATAA
- a CDS encoding DJ-1/PfpI family protein — MSAKKILVLAGDYVEDYELMVPFQALSMVGHKLDVVCPDKKAGEQIRTAIHDFEGDQTYSEKRGHNFTLNATFSEINPASYDALLIPGGRAPEYIRLNSAVLDAVRHFAQANKPIAAICHGAQLLAAAGVLEGRSCSAYPACAPEVKLAGGTYAEVEITGAHRDGNLVTAPAWPAHPAWLAAFLEVLGTRITL, encoded by the coding sequence ATGAGTGCGAAGAAAATACTGGTACTGGCTGGGGATTACGTCGAAGACTACGAACTGATGGTGCCATTTCAGGCGCTGTCGATGGTGGGGCACAAGCTGGATGTGGTTTGTCCGGACAAAAAAGCGGGCGAGCAGATTCGTACTGCCATTCACGACTTTGAAGGCGACCAGACTTATAGCGAAAAGCGTGGCCACAACTTCACATTGAATGCCACGTTTAGCGAGATCAATCCGGCCAGTTACGATGCCTTGTTGATTCCTGGCGGGCGTGCCCCGGAATATATCCGGCTGAATTCTGCGGTGCTGGACGCAGTGCGCCACTTTGCCCAAGCCAACAAGCCTATCGCCGCCATTTGCCACGGCGCGCAATTGCTGGCAGCGGCTGGCGTGCTGGAAGGGCGCTCATGTTCGGCTTATCCGGCTTGTGCGCCTGAGGTCAAACTGGCTGGTGGTACCTATGCCGAAGTGGAAATTACCGGGGCCCATCGTGACGGCAATCTGGTGACCGCCCCAGCTTGGCCAGCCCATCCGGCATGGCTGGCGGCTTTTCTGGAGGTGCTGGGCACGCGGATTACGCTATAA
- a CDS encoding FAD-linked oxidase C-terminal domain-containing protein encodes MHTDTRPSRSDLTARLLDALQREIPSCQILSDREDTAPYESDALPVYRQLPLAVALPANEAEVQGVLRVCRRLGVPVVPRGGGTSLSGGATPMAHGLVLSLARLKNIVSVDPLARTATVQPGVRNIQISEVAAPYGLYYAPDPSSQIACTIGGNLAENAGGLHCLKYGLTVHNILRARAISMDGDILEFGSLAPDAPGLDLLAILIGSEGMFAVVTEITVRLIPRPRTARLVLASFDDVETAGDAVAAIIGAGIIPAGLEMMDQPAVQAVEAFVHAGYDQGAAAILLCESDGTSEEVADEIARIGEVLQQHNARLVQVSANETERLKWWSGRKNALPAAGRLAPDYFCMDGTIPRRAIGKLLKRIKAMETIYGLRCLNVFHAGDGNLHPLILFDGNDADELRRAEAFGADILERCVELGGTITGEHGVGIEKLDSMCVQFAQAERETFLAIKRAFDPLGLLNADKGIPTHARCAEHGQLRVTAGQLPFPDIPRF; translated from the coding sequence ATGCACACAGATACCCGCCCCTCACGTAGTGATCTCACAGCTCGTTTGCTGGATGCATTGCAGCGCGAGATTCCGTCCTGTCAGATATTGTCTGATCGTGAAGATACCGCCCCTTACGAGAGCGATGCCTTGCCGGTGTATCGGCAATTGCCGCTGGCGGTGGCTTTGCCCGCCAATGAGGCCGAGGTCCAGGGCGTCTTGCGGGTTTGTCGGCGATTGGGCGTGCCGGTGGTGCCTCGCGGCGGCGGTACGAGTTTGTCTGGCGGGGCGACACCCATGGCGCATGGTCTGGTGCTATCGCTGGCGCGACTGAAAAACATTGTGTCGGTCGATCCGTTAGCCCGCACCGCAACCGTGCAGCCCGGCGTGCGCAATATCCAGATATCAGAAGTCGCCGCGCCCTACGGTCTTTACTACGCGCCTGATCCTTCATCGCAGATTGCCTGCACCATCGGCGGTAATCTGGCCGAAAACGCCGGTGGCCTGCATTGTCTGAAATACGGCCTGACCGTGCATAACATCTTGCGCGCCCGCGCCATCAGCATGGATGGCGACATTCTGGAGTTCGGCTCACTGGCGCCTGACGCGCCGGGGCTGGACTTGCTGGCCATTCTGATTGGCAGTGAAGGCATGTTTGCGGTGGTTACGGAGATCACCGTGCGTTTGATTCCGCGTCCGCGCACAGCCCGGTTGGTGCTGGCCAGTTTTGACGATGTCGAAACTGCAGGCGATGCGGTAGCGGCCATCATCGGCGCGGGGATCATTCCCGCCGGGCTGGAAATGATGGATCAACCCGCTGTTCAGGCCGTCGAGGCGTTTGTGCACGCTGGATACGACCAAGGCGCCGCGGCTATTTTGTTATGCGAATCCGATGGCACCAGCGAAGAAGTCGCCGACGAAATCGCACGTATCGGCGAGGTTCTGCAACAGCACAACGCACGTCTGGTGCAGGTTTCGGCCAACGAAACCGAGCGGCTGAAATGGTGGTCCGGTCGCAAAAATGCGCTACCGGCAGCGGGTAGACTGGCGCCGGATTACTTTTGCATGGACGGCACCATTCCCCGGCGCGCTATCGGCAAATTACTCAAGCGTATCAAAGCCATGGAGACAATATATGGTCTGCGGTGCTTGAACGTGTTTCACGCGGGCGATGGCAATCTGCATCCGCTCATCCTGTTTGACGGGAATGATGCCGATGAATTGCGGCGCGCTGAAGCTTTTGGCGCCGACATCCTTGAGCGCTGCGTTGAATTGGGCGGCACCATCACCGGCGAGCATGGGGTAGGTATCGAAAAACTTGATTCCATGTGCGTGCAGTTCGCCCAAGCCGAGCGCGAGACTTTTCTGGCGATCAAGCGAGCCTTTGATCCGTTGGGTCTGCTCAATGCCGACAAGGGTATTCCCACCCACGCCCGCTGCGCCGAGCATGGTCAGTTGCGGGTGACGGCGGGGCAACTGCCATTCCCGGACATTCCGAGGTTCTGA
- the glcE gene encoding glycolate oxidase subunit GlcE, with protein MAQPDPVLALARIRDQVRAATSTQTPLRLHGGNTKAWYGNPVQGEPLDLREYAGIVAYDPAELVITARCGTPLRDIESALAASGQMLPFEPPHFGPEATLGGCVAAGLAGPRRMYSGAIRDFVLGATSLNGRGDVMHFGGQVIKNVAGYDVSRLFAGSQGTLGVLLEISIRLLPAPQHGQTLRFVMDEAQAIETMNYWAGKPLPLTASSWHQGELLLRLAGSQAGVMAATSELGGDLLAPEVADARWHALKEQTDPFFALQHQADWQECGLWRLAVPPTAPALALRGEQLIEWGGGQRWWLTDESATDIRIIAASAGGHATLWRRPFTKPILTNAFSPLAPALLAIHRRLKTVFDPAGIFNQHRLYPDF; from the coding sequence ATGGCGCAACCCGACCCAGTCCTGGCGTTGGCACGTATCCGCGATCAGGTACGCGCGGCCACTTCGACGCAAACCCCGTTACGCCTTCATGGTGGCAACACCAAAGCCTGGTACGGCAATCCGGTGCAAGGTGAGCCGCTGGACTTGCGGGAGTACGCGGGGATTGTGGCCTATGACCCGGCCGAACTGGTGATTACCGCGCGTTGTGGTACGCCGCTGCGGGACATCGAAAGTGCCTTGGCCGCCAGTGGCCAGATGCTGCCGTTTGAACCGCCGCACTTTGGCCCAGAGGCCACGTTGGGAGGTTGCGTGGCCGCCGGACTCGCCGGGCCGCGGCGGATGTATAGCGGCGCCATTCGCGATTTTGTGTTGGGTGCCACCAGCCTGAATGGGCGCGGCGATGTCATGCATTTTGGTGGTCAGGTCATCAAAAATGTGGCTGGTTACGATGTTTCTCGCCTGTTTGCCGGCTCGCAGGGCACGCTGGGTGTGCTGCTGGAGATATCAATCCGTCTACTTCCGGCACCACAACATGGCCAGACCTTGCGCTTTGTAATGGACGAGGCACAGGCAATTGAAACCATGAACTATTGGGCGGGCAAACCCTTACCGCTGACCGCCTCCTCGTGGCATCAGGGCGAATTGTTATTACGGCTGGCCGGTAGTCAAGCTGGCGTGATGGCTGCCACCTCGGAACTGGGCGGCGATCTGCTGGCGCCAGAGGTTGCGGATGCGCGCTGGCACGCACTTAAAGAACAGACCGATCCGTTTTTTGCTCTGCAACACCAAGCGGATTGGCAAGAGTGCGGCTTGTGGCGCCTGGCCGTACCACCCACTGCGCCTGCCCTGGCTTTGCGGGGCGAGCAGCTTATTGAATGGGGCGGCGGCCAACGCTGGTGGTTGACGGATGAATCCGCGACCGACATCCGTATTATTGCGGCAAGCGCTGGCGGACATGCCACGCTATGGCGGCGGCCATTTACCAAGCCCATATTGACCAACGCATTTTCCCCACTGGCACCGGCGTTACTGGCGATTCATCGTCGGCTAAAAACGGTGTTTGATCCCGCAGGCATCTTTAATCAGCATCGCCTTTACCCGGACTTCTGA